A stretch of the Streptococcus oralis genome encodes the following:
- a CDS encoding replication initiation protein: MELKVSLDNITITAYIKPIKLLELKSLIESHTAIIVQTAMTDMFRAITRDGSHVRLLLDYDKLKGQAFNARPFRIEFNPNKLRQIDINILDTIIPYLEDIAISRVDLAFDIFEVDCSEFILEKKGRPTATKEWRDQNGKLETKYLGASRSEKQIRLYNKKVEQLENGSDEDKKFAQQFQHWWRLEFQLRSRSVEEIFEVIDSVIFKPFNFEGLGIEAQLYLLALTRDKGIWNKVSKNTRTKYKKLLQTYKTSDIDYLKLMKDLLKHERPILEKQLAYYGGRETKNSFQPFG, from the coding sequence TTGGAATTAAAAGTTAGCTTGGACAACATCACTATTACAGCTTATATCAAACCTATCAAACTCCTTGAACTCAAAAGTTTGATAGAAAGTCATACAGCCATTATCGTCCAGACTGCAATGACTGATATGTTTAGAGCAATCACTCGGGACGGAAGTCACGTTAGACTCCTCCTAGACTACGACAAATTAAAAGGACAAGCCTTTAATGCTCGCCCTTTCAGGATAGAGTTTAACCCCAATAAACTCCGACAGATTGATATTAATATCTTAGATACAATTATACCATATCTTGAAGATATTGCAATCTCTCGAGTCGATTTAGCTTTTGATATATTTGAAGTTGATTGTAGTGAGTTTATTCTTGAAAAGAAAGGCCGCCCTACTGCTACCAAAGAATGGAGAGACCAGAATGGAAAACTAGAAACTAAATATCTAGGCGCCTCCAGGTCAGAAAAGCAAATCAGACTCTATAACAAAAAAGTTGAACAATTAGAAAATGGCTCTGATGAAGACAAGAAATTTGCCCAGCAGTTCCAGCATTGGTGGCGCTTAGAATTTCAGCTCCGCAGTCGCTCGGTTGAAGAAATATTTGAAGTCATTGACTCTGTTATCTTTAAACCGTTTAACTTTGAAGGTTTAGGCATAGAGGCTCAACTTTACTTACTTGCCCTTACTCGTGATAAAGGAATCTGGAACAAAGTCAGTAAAAACACACGTACAAAATACAAGAAACTTTTACAGACCTATAAAACATCTGATATTGACTATCTGAAATTGATGAAAGATTTATTAAAACATGAACGACCAATATTAGAAAAACAGCTTGCTTATTATGGGGGAAGAGAAACAAAAAATAGCTTTCAACCATTTGGTTGA
- the mobV gene encoding MobV family relaxase produces MSYAVARMQKMKSGNLGGAYRHNERIFENHSNKDIDPEKTHLNYELTDRDRSIPYDRQIKQYINDNKISKRALRKDAVLCNEWIITSDKAFFENMSSDQIKNFFETAKNFFAERYGNSNIAYAMVHLDESTPHMHLGLVPMQNGKLSSKSLFGSRDQLKEIQEAFPKYLNEHGYNLQRGESDSKKKHLETAEFKEKQRLLDDTDKKIVDKTEKLKQLEKEKDALLDDIAVLEAIQPLQIEEMEKDKLVRRTFDGKLKMDKATYDRLFHTASKNVLDNNRLRHENSKLEQQLQQSLSKQNNLAKELMKSDHILSENRTLKSEVDKLEHANKKLNESIKRLGEQLNAVNKKLALWRKTARNYMHPKEFSRMLHVINQIRPPRIAIMSVARSVKNMIEKNIF; encoded by the coding sequence ATGAGTTATGCAGTAGCTAGAATGCAAAAAATGAAATCTGGAAATCTTGGTGGTGCATATCGTCACAATGAACGAATTTTTGAAAATCACTCGAACAAGGATATTGACCCAGAAAAAACTCACCTAAACTATGAATTAACCGACCGTGACCGCTCTATCCCATACGATAGACAGATTAAACAATACATCAACGATAATAAAATATCCAAACGTGCTCTACGTAAAGATGCCGTTTTGTGTAACGAATGGATTATTACATCAGACAAGGCATTTTTTGAGAATATGAGTTCGGATCAGATTAAGAATTTTTTTGAAACAGCAAAAAATTTCTTTGCTGAAAGATACGGTAATAGTAATATCGCTTATGCTATGGTACATCTTGACGAGAGTACGCCACATATGCACTTAGGACTTGTACCTATGCAAAATGGCAAGTTAAGCTCTAAGTCATTATTTGGCAGTCGTGACCAACTGAAAGAGATTCAAGAGGCATTTCCTAAATACCTGAATGAACATGGCTATAATTTGCAACGTGGTGAGTCTGATAGCAAGAAGAAACACCTCGAAACAGCAGAATTTAAAGAAAAGCAACGCTTACTAGATGATACTGATAAAAAGATAGTTGATAAAACCGAAAAACTAAAACAACTAGAAAAAGAGAAAGATGCTTTACTAGATGATATAGCTGTTTTGGAGGCTATTCAACCACTACAGATTGAAGAAATGGAAAAAGACAAATTAGTCAGACGTACATTTGACGGTAAACTAAAAATGGATAAAGCAACCTATGACAGACTCTTTCATACAGCCTCCAAAAATGTCCTAGATAATAATAGGCTAAGGCACGAAAACAGCAAACTTGAACAGCAATTACAGCAATCACTTTCTAAACAGAATAACTTAGCTAAAGAACTGATGAAGAGTGATCATATATTATCTGAAAATCGTACGCTAAAATCAGAAGTCGATAAACTAGAACACGCAAATAAAAAACTCAATGAAAGTATAAAACGATTAGGTGAGCAATTAAATGCCGTAAATAAAAAACTTGCGCTTTGGCGAAAAACAGCAAGAAATTACATGCATCCTAAAGAATTCAGTAGAATGTTACATGTCATAAATCAAATACGCCCACCAAGAATAGCCATTATGTCAGTCGCTCGAAGTGTTAAAAATATGATTGAAAAAAATATATTTTAA
- the carB gene encoding carbamoyl-phosphate synthase large subunit, which produces MPKRTDIQKIMVIGSGPIIIGQAAEFDYAGTQACLSLKEEGYEVVLVNSNPATIMTDKEIADKVYIEPITLEFVTRILRKERPDALLPTLGGQTGLNMAMELSKNGILDELGVELLGTKLSAIDQAEDRDLFKQLMEELEQPIPESEIVNTVEEAVAFAATIGYPVIVRPAFTLGGTGGGMCAKEEELREIAENGLKLSPVTQCLIERSIAGFKEIEYEVMRDSADNALVVCNMENFDPVGIHTGDSIVFAPAQTMSDYENQMLRDASLSIIRALKIEGGCNVQLALDPHSFKYYVIEVNPRVSRSSALASKATGYPIAKLAAKIAVGLTLDEVINPVTGSTYAMFEPALDYVVAKIPRFPFDKFEKGERRLGTQMKATGEVMAIGRNIEESLLKACRSLEIGVHHNEMPELASVSDDALIEKVVKAQDDRLFYVSEAIRRGYTPEEIAELTKIDIFYLDKLLHIFEIEQELGAHPQDLEVLKTAKLNGFSDRKIAELWETTADQVRQLRLENKIVPVYKMVDTCAAEFDSETPYFYSTYGWENESIKSDKESVLVLGSGPIRIGQGVEFDYATVHSVKAIQAAGYEAIIMNSNPETVSTDFSVSDKLYFEPLTFEDVMNVIDLEQPKGVIVQFGGQTAINLAEPLAKAGVTILGTQVADLDRAEDRDLFEQALKDLDIPQPPGQTATNEEEAVLAARKIGFPVLVRPSYVLGGRAMEIVENEEDLRSYMRTAVKASPDHPVLVDSYIVGQECEVDAISDGENVLIPGIMEHIERAGVHSGDSMAVYPPQTFSQKVQETIADYTKRLAIGLNCLGMMNIQFVIKDEKVYVIEVNPRASRTVPFLSKVTNIPMAQVATKLILGQSLKELGYQDGLYPESTRVHIKAPVFSFTKLAKVDSLLGPEMKSTGEVMGSDTTLEKALYKAFEASYLHLPTFGNVVFTIADDAKEEALDLARRFQNIGYGILATEGTAAFFASHGLQAQPVGKIGDDEQDIPSFVRKGKIQAIINTVGTKRTADEDGEQIRRSAIEHGVPLFTALDTANAMLKVLESRSFVTEAI; this is translated from the coding sequence ATGCCTAAACGTACTGATATTCAAAAAATTATGGTGATTGGTTCTGGTCCGATTATTATTGGTCAGGCTGCTGAGTTTGACTACGCTGGGACCCAGGCCTGCTTGTCTTTGAAAGAGGAAGGTTATGAGGTTGTCTTGGTGAACTCAAATCCTGCCACCATCATGACGGACAAGGAGATTGCAGACAAGGTCTACATCGAACCGATTACACTTGAGTTTGTGACACGTATTCTCCGTAAGGAACGTCCAGATGCTTTGCTTCCAACTCTTGGAGGTCAGACAGGGCTCAATATGGCCATGGAATTGTCTAAAAATGGTATCCTAGATGAGCTTGGTGTCGAACTTCTAGGTACTAAATTGTCTGCCATCGACCAAGCGGAGGACCGTGACCTCTTTAAACAATTGATGGAAGAGCTTGAGCAGCCAATCCCTGAATCTGAAATTGTCAACACAGTTGAAGAAGCAGTGGCCTTTGCAGCAACAATCGGATACCCAGTCATCGTTCGTCCAGCCTTTACCCTTGGTGGTACTGGTGGTGGTATGTGTGCCAAAGAGGAAGAATTGCGTGAAATCGCTGAAAATGGGTTGAAACTGTCACCTGTTACCCAATGTTTGATTGAACGTTCAATCGCAGGTTTCAAGGAAATTGAGTACGAAGTGATGCGCGATTCAGCTGACAATGCCCTCGTTGTTTGTAACATGGAAAACTTTGACCCAGTTGGGATTCATACAGGGGATTCTATCGTATTTGCTCCTGCGCAAACCATGTCAGACTATGAAAACCAAATGCTCCGTGACGCGAGCTTGAGCATTATTCGTGCCCTCAAGATTGAAGGTGGGTGTAACGTTCAGCTAGCCCTTGATCCACATAGCTTCAAGTACTATGTTATCGAAGTAAACCCTCGTGTATCGCGTTCGTCAGCGCTTGCTTCTAAGGCAACTGGTTATCCGATTGCCAAATTGGCTGCCAAGATTGCAGTTGGTTTAACCCTGGATGAGGTCATCAACCCAGTTACAGGTTCAACCTATGCCATGTTTGAACCAGCCCTTGACTACGTCGTTGCTAAGATTCCACGTTTCCCATTTGACAAGTTTGAAAAGGGTGAGCGTCGTCTTGGTACTCAGATGAAGGCAACTGGAGAAGTCATGGCTATCGGTCGTAACATCGAGGAGTCACTTCTTAAAGCTTGTCGTTCACTTGAAATTGGGGTTCACCACAATGAAATGCCTGAACTAGCATCTGTTTCGGATGATGCCTTGATTGAAAAGGTTGTGAAAGCCCAAGATGACCGTCTCTTCTATGTATCAGAGGCTATTCGCCGTGGTTACACTCCAGAAGAAATTGCTGAATTGACTAAGATTGATATCTTCTATCTGGATAAACTTTTGCACATCTTTGAAATTGAGCAAGAATTGGGTGCCCATCCACAAGATCTAGAAGTCTTGAAAACTGCTAAACTTAATGGTTTCTCAGACCGCAAGATTGCGGAGCTTTGGGAAACGACAGCTGACCAAGTTCGCCAACTTCGTTTGGAAAACAAGATTGTCCCAGTTTACAAGATGGTCGATACCTGTGCGGCAGAATTCGACTCTGAAACACCATATTTCTATTCAACCTATGGTTGGGAAAACGAGTCTATCAAGTCTGACAAGGAATCTGTACTTGTCCTAGGTTCAGGTCCAATCCGTATCGGGCAAGGAGTTGAGTTTGACTACGCAACTGTTCACTCTGTTAAGGCTATTCAGGCTGCTGGCTACGAAGCCATCATCATGAACTCAAACCCAGAGACCGTTTCAACAGACTTCTCGGTATCTGACAAGCTCTACTTTGAACCATTGACATTCGAAGATGTCATGAATGTCATTGACTTGGAGCAACCAAAAGGTGTTATTGTTCAGTTTGGTGGTCAAACAGCCATTAACCTTGCGGAACCTCTGGCAAAAGCAGGCGTGACCATCCTTGGTACCCAAGTAGCTGACTTGGACCGTGCCGAAGACCGCGACCTCTTCGAGCAAGCCCTTAAAGACTTGGATATTCCACAGCCACCAGGACAAACAGCAACCAATGAAGAAGAAGCAGTGCTAGCTGCTCGTAAGATTGGTTTCCCAGTTCTCGTTCGTCCATCTTATGTCTTGGGTGGACGTGCTATGGAAATCGTAGAAAACGAAGAAGACCTTCGTTCTTACATGCGTACCGCTGTTAAGGCTAGTCCAGACCATCCAGTCCTTGTCGATTCATACATCGTTGGGCAAGAGTGCGAAGTTGATGCCATTTCAGATGGAGAAAATGTTCTCATACCTGGTATCATGGAGCATATCGAACGTGCCGGTGTCCACTCAGGTGACTCAATGGCCGTTTATCCTCCACAAACCTTTTCGCAAAAGGTTCAGGAGACCATCGCAGACTATACCAAACGACTAGCCATCGGCCTTAACTGTCTTGGGATGATGAACATCCAGTTTGTCATCAAGGATGAGAAAGTCTATGTTATTGAGGTAAATCCACGTGCCAGCCGTACGGTTCCATTCCTTTCTAAGGTAACCAATATTCCTATGGCTCAGGTAGCGACCAAGCTCATTCTTGGTCAAAGTCTCAAAGAACTTGGTTACCAGGATGGACTTTACCCAGAAAGCACTCGCGTTCATATCAAGGCTCCAGTCTTCTCCTTTACGAAACTAGCTAAGGTAGACAGCTTGCTCGGGCCTGAAATGAAGTCAACAGGGGAAGTTATGGGTTCTGATACTACTTTGGAAAAAGCTCTCTACAAGGCCTTTGAAGCTTCCTACCTACACTTGCCAACCTTTGGAAATGTTGTATTTACCATCGCTGATGATGCCAAAGAAGAAGCCTTGGACTTGGCTCGTCGTTTCCAAAATATCGGCTACGGTATTCTCGCGACAGAAGGGACAGCAGCCTTCTTTGCTAGTCATGGACTTCAAGCCCAACCTGTTGGTAAGATTGGTGATGATGAACAGGATATCCCAAGCTTTGTTCGAAAAGGGAAAATCCAAGCGATTATCAATACTGTCGGAACCAAACGAACTGCTGACGAAGATGGTGAGCAAATCCGTCGTTCAGCCATTGAACACGGTGTGCCACTCTTTACAGCCCTAGATACAGCTAATGCCATGCTCAAGGTGCTAGAAAGCCGTAGTTTTGTCACAGAAGCGATCTAG
- a CDS encoding carbamoyl phosphate synthase small subunit → MTKRLLVLEDGTVFEGKAFGADIDVTGEIVFNTGMTGYQESITDQSYNGQILTFTYPLVGNYGINRDDYESIIPTCKGVVVFEEARRASNWRNQMTLDEFLKAKKIPGISGIDTRALTKIIRKHGTMRATLTHVGDSMDHVTDQLQATVLPTDNIKQVSTKTSYPAPGVGLSVVLVDFGLKHSILRELSKRNCNVTVVPYSTTAEEILHLNPDGVMLSNGPGNPEDVPEALEMIRGVQGKIPIFGICMGHQLFAMANGAKTYKMKFGHRGFNHAVREIATGRVDFTSQNHGYAVSREDLPEHLIITHEEINDKSVEGVRHRYQPGFSVQFHPDAAPGPHDASYLFDEFIEMMEAFKQVN, encoded by the coding sequence ATGACAAAAAGACTTCTAGTATTAGAAGATGGCACAGTTTTTGAAGGAAAGGCCTTCGGAGCAGACATTGATGTAACAGGTGAGATCGTCTTTAACACAGGGATGACCGGCTACCAAGAATCCATTACAGACCAGTCTTATAATGGACAAATCTTGACTTTCACTTATCCTTTGGTGGGAAATTATGGAATAAATCGTGATGATTATGAATCCATCATTCCAACTTGTAAGGGAGTTGTCGTTTTCGAAGAGGCACGTAGAGCTAGCAACTGGCGGAATCAAATGACCTTGGATGAATTTTTGAAAGCTAAGAAAATTCCAGGTATCTCAGGGATTGATACGCGTGCCCTTACTAAGATTATCCGTAAGCATGGTACTATGCGTGCAACTTTGACCCATGTTGGAGACAGTATGGACCATGTGACGGACCAGCTCCAAGCAACAGTCTTGCCTACAGATAATATCAAGCAGGTTTCTACTAAAACTTCCTATCCAGCTCCTGGAGTTGGTTTGAGTGTGGTCTTAGTAGACTTTGGTCTCAAGCACTCAATCTTACGTGAACTTTCTAAGCGTAACTGTAACGTTACGGTTGTTCCTTATTCAACAACAGCAGAAGAGATTCTCCACCTTAATCCTGACGGAGTTATGTTGTCAAATGGACCAGGTAACCCAGAAGACGTTCCAGAAGCACTGGAGATGATTCGTGGTGTGCAAGGAAAAATTCCAATCTTCGGAATTTGTATGGGACACCAACTCTTTGCTATGGCAAACGGTGCTAAGACATACAAGATGAAATTTGGTCACCGAGGATTTAATCACGCGGTACGTGAGATTGCAACAGGACGTGTAGACTTTACTAGCCAGAACCATGGTTATGCAGTTAGCCGTGAGGATTTACCAGAGCACTTGATTATCACCCACGAAGAAATCAATGACAAATCAGTTGAAGGAGTTCGCCACAGATACCAACCAGGTTTTTCTGTACAATTCCACCCAGACGCAGCTCCCGGTCCACACGACGCTAGCTACCTATTTGACGAGTTTATCGAGATGATGGAAGCTTTTAAACAAGTAAACTAA
- a CDS encoding aspartate carbamoyltransferase catalytic subunit has protein sequence MSENQQALNHVVSMEDLTVDQVMKLIKRGIEFKNGAQLPYENKPIVSNLFFEDSTRTHKSFEVAEINLGLERLDFDVKTSSVNKGETLYDTILTLSALGVDVCVIRHPEVDYYRELIASPSITTSIINGGDGSGQHPSQSLLDLMTIYEEFGHFEGLKVAIAGDLDHSRVAKSNMQILKRLGAELFFAGPEEWRSQEFADYGQFVTIDEIVDQVDVLMLLRVQHERHESGAVFSKEDYHVQHGLNQERYNRLKETAIIMHPAPVNRDVEIADHLVEAPKSRIVQQMTNGVFVRMAILESVLASRNAN, from the coding sequence ATGTCAGAAAATCAACAAGCATTGAACCATGTGGTTTCCATGGAAGACCTCACAGTTGATCAAGTGATGAAATTGATCAAACGAGGAATCGAGTTTAAAAACGGAGCCCAACTTCCCTACGAGAACAAACCTATCGTGTCGAATCTCTTCTTTGAAGATTCTACACGGACACATAAGTCCTTTGAAGTGGCAGAGATTAATCTGGGGCTGGAACGACTTGACTTTGATGTGAAGACTAGTTCGGTCAATAAGGGTGAGACATTGTATGATACCATCTTGACTCTATCTGCTCTAGGAGTGGATGTCTGTGTGATTCGCCACCCAGAGGTCGACTATTACAGAGAGTTGATTGCGAGTCCATCAATTACGACTTCCATCATCAATGGTGGAGATGGTTCGGGACAACATCCTAGTCAGAGCTTGCTTGATTTGATGACTATTTATGAAGAATTTGGTCACTTTGAGGGGCTCAAGGTCGCTATTGCAGGCGACTTGGACCACTCACGTGTTGCCAAATCCAATATGCAGATTTTGAAACGCTTGGGAGCTGAACTGTTCTTTGCAGGACCTGAGGAATGGAGAAGTCAAGAGTTTGCGGACTATGGACAGTTTGTAACTATTGATGAGATTGTTGATCAGGTGGATGTTTTGATGTTACTCCGAGTTCAACATGAACGCCATGAAAGTGGAGCCGTTTTTTCAAAAGAAGACTACCATGTTCAACACGGCTTGAACCAAGAACGCTATAATCGCTTAAAAGAAACAGCAATCATTATGCATCCTGCTCCAGTGAATCGAGATGTGGAAATTGCTGACCACTTGGTTGAAGCACCAAAATCACGCATTGTCCAACAAATGACCAACGGTGTCTTTGTTCGAATGGCAATTTTAGAATCCGTATTGGCGAGTAGAAACGCCAACTAA
- the pyrR gene encoding bifunctional pyr operon transcriptional regulator/uracil phosphoribosyltransferase PyrR, whose protein sequence is MKTKEVVDELTVKRAITRITYEIIERNKDLNKIILAGIKTRGVFIAHRIKERLEQLENITVPVVELDTKPFRDDVKSGEDTSLISVDVTDREVILVDDVLYTGRTIRAAIDNIVGHGRPARVSLAVLVDRGHRELPIRPDYVGKNIPTSRSEEIIVEMTELDGQDRVLITEEA, encoded by the coding sequence ATGAAGACAAAAGAAGTTGTAGACGAATTGACTGTCAAACGAGCGATTACGCGAATTACTTATGAGATTATTGAGCGCAATAAAGATTTGAATAAAATTATCCTAGCAGGGATAAAAACGCGAGGTGTTTTCATCGCTCATCGTATCAAAGAACGCTTGGAGCAGTTGGAAAACATCACTGTTCCTGTTGTGGAATTGGACACCAAACCTTTCCGTGATGATGTTAAAAGCGGAGAAGATACTTCTTTGATTTCTGTTGATGTGACAGACCGTGAAGTTATCTTGGTGGATGATGTACTCTATACAGGCCGCACCATCCGCGCCGCTATTGATAACATTGTCGGCCATGGTCGTCCTGCGCGCGTGAGTCTTGCGGTGCTAGTTGACCGTGGACATAGAGAATTGCCTATCCGTCCAGATTACGTTGGGAAAAATATCCCAACCAGTCGTTCTGAAGAAATCATCGTAGAGATGACAGAACTTGATGGCCAAGACAGAGTTCTGATTACTGAAGAAGCTTAG
- the nth gene encoding endonuclease III: MVLSKKRARHVIEEIIALFPDAKPSLDFTNHFELLVAVMLSAQTTDAAVNKATPGLFAAFPTPQAMSVATESEIASHISRLGLYRNKAKFLKKCAQQLLDDFDGQVPQTRKELESLAGVGRKTANVVMSVGFGIPAFAVDTHVERICKHHNIVKKSATPLEVEKRVMDVLPPEEWLAAHQAMIYFGRAICHPKNPECDHYPQLYDFSNV, translated from the coding sequence ATGGTTTTATCTAAGAAACGTGCCCGTCATGTCATAGAGGAAATTATTGCCCTCTTTCCAGATGCTAAGCCTAGTCTTGATTTTACCAATCATTTTGAACTACTGGTTGCGGTGATGTTGTCAGCTCAGACCACAGATGCAGCGGTAAATAAGGCCACACCAGGGCTCTTTGCTGCCTTTCCGACACCACAAGCCATGTCTGTAGCGACTGAAAGTGAAATTGCTTCACACATTTCTCGCCTGGGACTGTATCGAAATAAGGCTAAATTTCTTAAAAAATGTGCTCAACAGTTACTAGATGATTTTGATGGTCAAGTCCCTCAGACACGTAAAGAATTAGAAAGTCTAGCAGGTGTTGGTCGTAAGACAGCCAATGTTGTCATGAGTGTGGGCTTTGGAATCCCAGCCTTCGCAGTCGATACTCATGTGGAGCGGATCTGCAAGCATCACAATATCGTTAAAAAATCGGCTACGCCACTTGAAGTAGAAAAACGTGTTATGGATGTTCTGCCACCAGAAGAGTGGTTAGCAGCTCACCAGGCCATGATTTACTTTGGACGAGCTATCTGCCATCCCAAAAATCCAGAATGTGACCACTATCCCCAATTATATGATTTTAGCAATGTTTAA